One Clavelina lepadiformis chromosome 1, kaClaLepa1.1, whole genome shotgun sequence genomic region harbors:
- the LOC143446817 gene encoding uncharacterized protein LOC143446817: MPWFGEKGMPAMPHVFGTHYALTVNEFRKTSHPIEILNPASVVLGFIGGAAAPLSNHMSNLPLLLGGPRIVLGAAAGIWLGYYASRAHGQYYLGKFKYCLEYALSRSDHFPLKVPQKFSDPAILDHWQPVR, encoded by the exons ATGCCTTGGTTTGGTGAAAAGGGCATGCCAGCCATGCCCCATGTGTTTGGGACACACTATGCCCTCACTGTTAATGAATTTCGGAAAACATCACATCCTATTGAAATTTTGAACCCTGCGTCTGTAGTACTAGGATTTATTGGTGGTGCAGCTGCTCCTTTGTCAAACCACATGTCAAATCTTCCATTGCTTCTTG gtGGCCCAAGAATTGTTCTTGGTGCAGCAGCTGGTATTTGGCTTGGTTATTATGCCTCAAGAGCACATGGTCAATATTACCTTGGAAAATTTAAATACTGTTTGGAGTATGCTCTGAGTAGAAGTGACCATTTCCCACTGAAAG TTCCTCAGAAATTCTCGGATCCTGCAATTTTGGACCACTGGCAACCTGTCCGATAG